A region from the Lentisphaera araneosa HTCC2155 genome encodes:
- a CDS encoding sugar ABC transporter ATP-binding protein, giving the protein MSVLLEMRQITKEFPGVKALDQVSFSIAPGECLALIGENGAGKSTLMKVIGGVHQPTSGEVFVYGKKAEIHSVADSSALGIGFVHQELNVLDNIDVAGNIYLGREERKFGLIRKNEMHKKAEPWLKQLGLNISTYSKVKDLTIGQQQMVEIAKALSMNARLIIMDEPTSSLTLQETDQLLATIESLKEQGIAVIYISHRLKEIEQCADRVVALRDGKNAGELERKNINYDAMVKLMVGRELNAIYHKIESEKTPGYFKVRNLRTSTYPNDEINFELAAGEILGFAGLVGAGRSEVAQAIFGVDPALAGELEIDGKNLTLNTKEAIKNGLYLVPEDRKKSGLVLEMSIRENMSLPSLCDYSKKGLIAKSAEKKLAGEQIDKMRIKVPDDSYTANTLSGGNQQKIVLGKWMSMNPRVIIFDEPTRGIDIGARSEIYDLMNELAGKGCAIIMISSDMEEVLGMSDRICVMHEGKLTGTLNREEFSEEAVMQLAVN; this is encoded by the coding sequence ATGTCTGTTCTATTAGAAATGCGTCAAATCACCAAGGAATTCCCTGGAGTCAAAGCTTTGGATCAAGTGAGCTTCAGTATTGCACCTGGGGAATGCCTCGCACTGATTGGGGAAAATGGAGCAGGCAAATCAACCTTGATGAAAGTCATTGGTGGCGTTCATCAGCCGACTTCAGGTGAAGTCTTTGTGTATGGTAAAAAAGCCGAAATTCATTCCGTTGCAGATTCTTCTGCGCTAGGGATAGGTTTTGTTCACCAAGAACTCAATGTTTTAGATAATATCGATGTGGCGGGCAATATTTATCTCGGTCGCGAAGAACGCAAATTTGGCTTGATTCGCAAGAATGAAATGCACAAAAAAGCAGAACCTTGGCTTAAACAATTAGGCCTCAATATATCCACTTACAGCAAAGTGAAAGACTTAACCATTGGTCAACAGCAGATGGTGGAAATTGCCAAGGCACTCTCAATGAATGCGCGCTTGATTATTATGGATGAGCCCACTTCGAGTTTAACTCTCCAAGAAACAGATCAGCTCTTGGCGACTATTGAATCACTTAAAGAGCAGGGCATTGCAGTTATTTATATTTCCCACCGCCTCAAAGAAATTGAGCAATGTGCCGACCGTGTGGTTGCCTTGCGTGACGGAAAAAATGCGGGGGAACTTGAGCGTAAAAATATTAATTACGATGCCATGGTGAAACTCATGGTGGGCCGAGAGCTCAATGCGATTTATCATAAAATTGAGAGTGAGAAAACGCCTGGCTACTTTAAAGTTCGCAACTTGCGAACCAGCACTTACCCAAATGACGAAATAAACTTTGAGCTCGCAGCAGGCGAAATCCTCGGTTTTGCGGGCTTGGTGGGAGCAGGGCGCTCTGAAGTAGCTCAAGCGATTTTTGGGGTTGATCCAGCTTTGGCGGGAGAATTAGAAATTGATGGCAAAAATCTGACCCTCAATACCAAAGAAGCCATTAAGAATGGTCTTTATTTAGTGCCAGAAGATCGCAAAAAGAGTGGGCTTGTTTTAGAGATGAGTATTCGAGAAAATATGAGCTTGCCTTCACTCTGTGATTATTCTAAAAAAGGCCTCATTGCGAAAAGCGCAGAAAAAAAACTTGCCGGTGAACAAATTGATAAAATGCGTATCAAAGTTCCCGATGATAGCTATACGGCGAATACTTTAAGTGGCGGCAATCAACAGAAGATTGTCTTGGGAAAATGGATGTCAATGAATCCACGAGTGATCATTTTTGATGAGCCAACTCGGGGAATTGATATCGGCGCACGTAGTGAAATTTATGATTTGATGAACGAGTTAGCGGGGAAAGGCTGTGCGATCATCATGATTAGTAGTGACATGGAAGAAGTCTTGGGCATGAGTGACCGCATTTGCGTAATGCATGAAGGGAAACTCACGGGAACCCTAAATAGAGAAGAATTTAGCGAAGAAGCCGTCATGCAATTGGCAGTAAATTAG
- a CDS encoding ABC transporter permease — MNQFLKSHRKEVGMTILLIILCIWTAVGSGGRFLSPINVSNLLRQVGLFGIFSMGMGLVIISAGIDLSVGSLMSLLGVIFFYTLTGDSPVIWIPELSWPLGLALVLGVSLFVGFVYGLLIGKFKMQAFIITLCGLLSYRGLSRYIAEDTSVGYIDAKQNLDFLYNACAGTISMGFVKVPMAFIYMLIIAAIMIVVLHKSVFGRYLYAVGRNEEATKYSGINTNKIIIAVYMISCLLTAFSAILFAFYTSSITPSVHANFYELYAIAAAVLGGCSLRGGEGSIYGIIVGTVILLVIQNMINLLGYPSSLADAITGLVIFFGVLSDEVLSDKIMGFFKRKPTKA; from the coding sequence ATGAATCAATTTTTAAAATCACATCGTAAAGAAGTGGGTATGACTATTTTGCTTATTATACTATGCATTTGGACGGCAGTGGGCTCTGGTGGGCGTTTTCTTTCTCCGATTAATGTAAGTAACCTTTTGCGCCAAGTTGGGCTTTTTGGTATTTTCAGTATGGGCATGGGCTTGGTAATTATTAGTGCGGGGATTGATCTTTCAGTGGGCTCATTGATGTCACTACTTGGGGTAATTTTCTTTTACACCCTCACCGGGGATTCACCTGTGATATGGATTCCTGAGCTCTCTTGGCCCCTTGGCTTGGCACTTGTGCTTGGGGTATCCTTATTTGTTGGTTTTGTCTATGGTTTACTGATTGGTAAATTCAAAATGCAGGCCTTCATCATTACCCTCTGTGGGCTTTTATCCTATCGAGGGCTGTCGCGCTATATAGCAGAAGATACTTCCGTGGGCTACATCGATGCGAAACAGAATTTAGATTTCCTCTATAATGCTTGTGCGGGGACGATTAGTATGGGTTTTGTTAAAGTGCCCATGGCTTTTATCTACATGCTTATCATTGCGGCTATCATGATTGTTGTACTGCATAAATCGGTGTTTGGGCGTTACCTCTATGCAGTTGGTCGCAACGAAGAAGCCACTAAGTACTCTGGGATTAATACGAATAAAATTATCATTGCCGTTTATATGATTAGTTGTTTGCTAACGGCTTTTTCTGCTATCCTTTTCGCCTTTTACACCAGTTCAATCACTCCCTCAGTTCATGCCAACTTTTATGAACTTTATGCGATTGCCGCTGCCGTTTTAGGTGGCTGTAGCCTGCGTGGTGGAGAAGGCTCTATCTACGGTATTATTGTGGGAACGGTCATTTTACTCGTCATCCAAAATATGATTAATCTTCTCGGCTACCCAAGCTCTCTCGCGGACGCGATTACTGGCCTCGTGATTTTCTTCGGTGTGCTCTCTGACGAAGTACTCAGTGACAAAATCATGGGGTTTTTCAAGCGTAAGCCTACTAAAGCTTAG
- a CDS encoding EF-hand domain-containing protein: MRLQLFTLICIISSASLCANNKMLKPLNKLLQHFDQLDRNQDGNLSQEELQILQKKMAQNKNFSLEKLINHLDKNSDKGISKMELQTVLNSNGNLSTKVSSEPSSNIEASPYESKSFLNLSYGEHERNVMDVWLAKSDQSSPMVIYIHGGGFKGGDKKKGLRYRDSFLKEGISFAAINYRFLPQTRNGVFDCFNDSKRALQFISSKAQEWNLDRSKFALCGGSAGAGTCLWLAYKDDMADPNNSDPILKESTRVAAVAALNTQCSYDFTKWTAMFELEPQKGNEAELEFFYGLKPGELKTEKGQRHIQDADLVNHISKDDPPLYANNKTRGGKVDINDKGHVQHHPLHVKALKDKAQEVGLRHQCHAHAIGINDNPEDDTFHGFLIRELKK, from the coding sequence ATGAGACTTCAATTATTCACTCTCATCTGCATCATTTCATCCGCAAGCCTTTGCGCGAATAACAAAATGCTTAAACCCTTAAATAAACTACTCCAGCATTTTGATCAACTCGACAGAAATCAAGATGGAAACTTATCGCAAGAAGAGCTGCAAATTCTTCAGAAGAAAATGGCACAAAACAAAAACTTTAGCTTAGAAAAACTCATCAATCATTTAGACAAAAATTCGGACAAGGGAATCAGTAAAATGGAATTACAGACAGTACTCAATTCCAATGGAAATTTAAGCACAAAAGTAAGTTCAGAACCTAGTAGTAATATTGAAGCAAGCCCCTACGAAAGTAAATCATTTCTCAACCTCAGCTATGGTGAACACGAGCGCAATGTCATGGATGTGTGGCTAGCGAAATCAGATCAGTCAAGCCCCATGGTTATTTATATTCACGGTGGTGGCTTTAAAGGTGGCGATAAAAAGAAAGGCTTACGCTATAGAGATAGCTTCCTAAAAGAAGGAATTTCTTTTGCTGCTATTAATTACCGTTTCCTTCCACAGACCCGCAATGGCGTCTTCGATTGTTTTAACGATTCTAAGCGCGCACTACAATTCATCAGTAGTAAAGCTCAAGAATGGAACCTAGACAGAAGTAAATTTGCTTTGTGCGGAGGCAGTGCCGGTGCAGGAACTTGCCTTTGGTTAGCATACAAAGACGACATGGCTGATCCGAACAATAGCGATCCAATTCTAAAAGAATCCACAAGAGTGGCCGCTGTAGCTGCTCTAAATACACAATGTTCTTATGACTTCACAAAATGGACAGCTATGTTTGAACTTGAACCTCAAAAGGGTAACGAAGCTGAGCTCGAGTTTTTTTACGGTCTTAAACCAGGAGAACTTAAGACTGAGAAAGGACAGCGCCACATTCAGGACGCTGACCTTGTGAATCATATAAGTAAAGATGACCCACCCCTCTATGCGAATAACAAGACGCGCGGCGGTAAAGTGGATATAAATGACAAAGGTCATGTCCAGCACCATCCTCTTCACGTAAAAGCCTTAAAAGACAAAGCTCAAGAAGTCGGCCTTAGGCATCAATGCCACGCTCATGCTATTGGAATTAATGACAACCCGGAAGATGATACTTTTCACGGCTTTTTAATTCGAGAGCTTAAAAAATAA
- a CDS encoding protein kinase domain-containing protein: protein MNDDKDFFDSMNPKLSGFYEPDHQSAEHLFPIQEELQGLVDKFQDSKKLASGSMKEIFEVKDLPSGRKVAKAKLRDSSDPKAVESFLREARLTASLQHPNIIRIYDIAYDDYPWFSMELIEGQSLEEKIQNHRNKLETWPLFERLDIFNKICDAIAYAHSKNVLHLDIKPENIRLGRYGEVIVCDWGLGHILYSDEPNTEDYQLDKFDLQNDKTMHGYFRGTPGYMAPERMENDKSPQADIFSLGALLYTLLNGYIPFAGKNMTDILKNTTEGKVRPASSKLAIGISSIYTKALQVDSSKRYSSVEELKQDINKFREGYATIAENAGFLKQLKLLIKRNTLTCSIVLAFILLISFILNSYISDIKRGRKIVMKQKEQAEKNLVMYKAEQKNKEEIARHFSALLVEATKNNLHGFELNKSLKHLNYAVKQHPENAEAWLVKGYAHFIGHQFAEAHQAFEKSGFENEIQKAKAISAQHMNNQGMLNIDDTLQVIKGFGEKPELVLSFFFIYDGQNRAKLDEHSQLVKYYLEKRNKAENFNFIYAENSLDVSNNSGLFYVDSEVIPGSSSFPLFKFLNLKTLNLSNTNFSKLDQLQGLKLESLDISHSLVLDLRPLLKMPSIKKVVLSQDQSKMARGKWPFQIEYSKANPSSNIDKGVKRLLSSFEALDLDRSGELSMNELLQAAHQYGERELKLFLKFCDKDKNGSISVKEINTFKLDEFKKLLEAEKN from the coding sequence ATGAATGATGACAAGGACTTTTTTGATTCGATGAATCCCAAGCTCTCTGGTTTTTATGAGCCCGATCATCAATCAGCTGAACACCTCTTTCCCATTCAGGAAGAACTACAAGGCTTAGTTGATAAATTTCAGGATTCGAAAAAGCTAGCTTCAGGAAGCATGAAGGAAATCTTTGAAGTCAAAGATCTCCCAAGCGGACGAAAAGTCGCCAAAGCAAAGTTACGCGACAGCTCAGATCCAAAAGCAGTTGAAAGCTTTCTTCGAGAAGCTCGCCTAACCGCATCATTACAGCACCCCAATATCATTCGAATTTACGATATCGCTTACGATGATTACCCTTGGTTTAGCATGGAGCTTATTGAAGGTCAGTCACTGGAAGAAAAAATTCAAAACCACCGCAATAAGCTGGAAACTTGGCCATTATTTGAAAGGCTCGATATTTTTAATAAAATTTGCGATGCCATTGCCTACGCTCATTCCAAGAACGTTCTTCACCTAGATATTAAACCGGAAAACATCCGACTTGGTCGCTATGGTGAAGTAATTGTCTGTGACTGGGGCTTGGGCCACATTCTCTACTCAGATGAACCCAATACCGAAGACTACCAACTGGATAAATTTGATCTACAAAATGATAAAACCATGCATGGCTACTTTCGTGGAACTCCAGGTTACATGGCACCCGAAAGAATGGAAAACGACAAGTCTCCTCAGGCTGATATCTTTTCGCTAGGAGCCTTGCTCTATACCTTGCTCAATGGCTATATTCCCTTCGCTGGGAAAAACATGACGGACATCTTAAAAAACACAACCGAGGGCAAAGTCAGACCTGCGAGTTCCAAATTAGCCATTGGCATTAGCTCTATTTATACAAAAGCACTTCAAGTTGATTCCAGTAAGCGTTACTCCAGTGTTGAAGAGCTCAAACAGGACATCAATAAATTCAGAGAAGGCTATGCGACAATTGCAGAAAATGCCGGTTTCTTGAAACAACTTAAGCTGCTCATTAAACGAAACACCCTGACCTGCTCCATCGTATTGGCATTTATACTTTTAATCAGCTTCATCTTAAATAGCTACATCTCTGATATTAAGCGGGGCAGAAAAATAGTTATGAAGCAAAAAGAGCAAGCTGAAAAAAACTTAGTCATGTACAAAGCTGAGCAGAAAAACAAAGAAGAAATTGCCCGGCATTTTTCAGCTCTTCTAGTTGAGGCGACAAAAAATAATCTCCATGGCTTTGAGCTCAATAAATCTTTAAAACACCTCAACTACGCTGTTAAACAACACCCCGAAAACGCCGAAGCGTGGTTGGTGAAAGGCTATGCTCATTTTATTGGACATCAATTTGCCGAAGCTCATCAGGCTTTTGAAAAATCCGGCTTTGAAAATGAAATTCAAAAAGCCAAAGCCATATCTGCACAGCATATGAATAATCAAGGGATGTTAAATATCGATGACACCCTGCAAGTCATAAAAGGTTTTGGAGAAAAACCTGAGCTTGTCTTGAGTTTTTTCTTTATTTACGACGGCCAAAATCGCGCTAAGCTCGATGAGCACAGCCAGCTTGTTAAGTACTATTTGGAAAAGCGCAATAAAGCCGAGAATTTCAACTTTATATATGCCGAGAATTCTTTAGATGTCTCCAATAACTCCGGTCTTTTTTATGTTGATAGTGAAGTCATTCCCGGCTCCAGCAGTTTTCCCCTATTCAAATTCCTCAATTTAAAAACTCTAAACCTCAGCAACACAAACTTTAGCAAGCTCGACCAACTTCAGGGTTTAAAACTCGAGTCTCTGGATATCAGTCACAGCTTAGTTTTAGATCTTAGACCCCTACTCAAAATGCCCAGCATAAAAAAAGTGGTCCTTAGTCAAGACCAAAGTAAAATGGCGAGAGGAAAGTGGCCCTTTCAAATTGAATACAGCAAAGCAAACCCAAGTAGTAATATTGACAAAGGAGTTAAAAGACTACTCAGTTCATTTGAAGCTCTTGATTTAGATAGGAGTGGAGAACTTTCAATGAACGAACTCCTGCAAGCAGCTCATCAATATGGAGAACGGGAATTGAAGCTTTTCTTAAAGTTTTGTGATAAAGACAAGAATGGATCTATTTCGGTAAAAGAAATTAACACCTTTAAGCTCGATGAATTTAAGAAGCTTCTTGAGGCGGAAAAGAATTAA
- a CDS encoding RNA polymerase sigma factor — protein MKQTRQTLIARLRDQHDEESWETFAQIYRRYIYVVIRRMNLSHSEAEDLVQEILFKVWNKLPELNYNPHKARFRTWLSTVIKNHVISYIRSSQSHSNKLSKAAEEMNETYSDHEIDEIIRKEWENYISNMAMERIKKSFPGQALKVFEMSLEGKSVAEIAETLNLKENSVYKSKNRVKARLIEEISLLRSDLE, from the coding sequence ATGAAGCAAACGAGACAAACTTTAATTGCCAGACTGAGGGATCAGCACGACGAAGAGTCGTGGGAGACTTTTGCTCAAATTTACCGGAGGTATATTTATGTCGTCATTCGGCGTATGAATTTAAGTCATTCGGAAGCCGAGGACTTAGTTCAGGAGATTCTTTTTAAAGTTTGGAACAAGTTACCGGAACTCAATTATAATCCGCATAAGGCGCGTTTTAGAACCTGGCTGAGTACCGTGATAAAAAACCATGTCATCAGTTATATCCGTTCAAGTCAAAGTCATAGTAATAAGCTCAGTAAAGCCGCAGAGGAAATGAATGAAACTTATTCTGATCATGAAATCGACGAAATTATTCGCAAGGAATGGGAAAATTATATTAGCAACATGGCTATGGAACGCATTAAGAAAAGTTTCCCTGGGCAGGCTTTAAAGGTTTTTGAAATGAGTTTGGAGGGTAAGTCCGTTGCGGAGATCGCAGAAACTCTTAATCTCAAAGAGAATAGTGTGTATAAGTCTAAAAATAGGGTGAAGGCACGTTTAATCGAAGAGATTAGTCTATTGCGCAGCGACTTGGAATAA